The following coding sequences lie in one Bifidobacterium sp. ESL0690 genomic window:
- a CDS encoding ATP-binding protein, producing MKRSDKKRAVVSSNIAQLISLPEGQYFDRKSARIHLNDLARHICAFANASGGTIAVGIEDDGKVSGFKFDGSQDIEEIQRCYIF from the coding sequence GTGAAACGTAGTGATAAGAAACGAGCGGTCGTATCTTCTAATATTGCGCAATTGATTTCCTTGCCAGAGGGCCAGTATTTTGACCGGAAGAGTGCACGTATTCATCTTAATGATCTTGCACGGCATATTTGCGCCTTTGCCAATGCTTCAGGTGGAACTATTGCTGTAGGAATTGAGGATGACGGTAAAGTAAGCGGTTTCAAATTTGATGGCTCTCAGGATATTGAAGAGATTCAACGCTGTTATATTTTTTAG
- a CDS encoding ATP-binding protein, with protein sequence MLDVAASDDCVIHRKDDKKVYLRVGDKSVALTHSQIMRLEYDKNQRIFEDEIVQWSDIEDIDHEVLDDYKQKIHGDNLSDEQVLRSRKFLIGDHLTNAGVLLFAKDPTQFLPQARVRVLRFEGNHMRTGRQINILKDQSFDSPIPKTIKNASALISSMLREFQYLGEDGRFGTIPEYPEFAWFEGLVNAVIHRDYAFQGDYIRISMYDDRLEVLSPGPLPNIVTLNNMRTTRYARNPRIARALVEFGWARELNEGVQRIYTEMQSAFLNDPVYSEPEHAKVQLTLENSITSRVLRNNDSLERQISPEVLHALSGYEMAAVQLAYAEGRITVKKLTERINRSPRTVRTVLKGLRDKNVLQWHGSSPNDPSQYYSLNNGLGESDGVE encoded by the coding sequence TTGTTAGATGTTGCTGCTTCAGATGATTGTGTGATTCATCGTAAAGATGACAAGAAAGTCTATTTACGTGTCGGTGATAAAAGTGTTGCGCTGACTCATAGTCAGATTATGCGTCTGGAATACGATAAGAATCAGCGCATATTTGAAGACGAAATAGTTCAATGGTCGGATATTGAAGATATCGACCATGAAGTGCTTGATGATTATAAGCAAAAAATTCACGGCGATAATCTTTCGGATGAGCAAGTACTTCGAAGTCGCAAATTCTTGATAGGAGATCATCTTACCAATGCTGGAGTGCTTTTATTCGCAAAGGATCCGACGCAATTTCTTCCTCAGGCGAGAGTGCGTGTCCTTCGATTCGAAGGTAATCATATGAGGACGGGTCGGCAAATCAATATTTTGAAAGATCAATCATTTGATAGTCCTATACCGAAAACAATCAAAAATGCATCTGCATTGATATCTAGTATGCTCAGGGAATTCCAGTATTTGGGTGAAGATGGTCGTTTTGGAACTATTCCCGAATATCCTGAATTCGCATGGTTTGAGGGCCTGGTCAATGCTGTTATCCACCGTGATTACGCATTCCAAGGTGATTATATCCGTATCTCTATGTATGACGACAGATTGGAAGTATTAAGTCCTGGTCCGTTGCCTAACATTGTCACTCTCAATAATATGCGTACTACGCGTTATGCTCGTAATCCGCGTATTGCCCGTGCTTTAGTAGAATTTGGCTGGGCTCGAGAACTTAATGAGGGTGTACAGCGTATTTATACCGAGATGCAGAGCGCATTTTTGAACGATCCGGTTTATTCGGAACCTGAGCATGCGAAAGTTCAGTTGACGTTGGAGAATAGCATTACCTCTCGCGTGTTGCGCAACAATGATTCTCTTGAGCGACAAATTAGTCCGGAAGTGCTACATGCTTTGTCTGGGTATGAGATGGCTGCAGTGCAGTTAGCTTATGCTGAAGGACGGATAACGGTAAAAAAATTAACTGAGCGCATTAATCGTAGTCCCAGAACGGTTCGGACAGTTTTGAAGGGGCTGAGAGATAAAAATGTTTTGCAATGGCATGGTTCGAGTCCGAACGATCCTTCTCAGTATTATTCTTTGAATAATGGGCTCGGTGAATCCGATGGTGTCGAGTAA
- the lepB gene encoding signal peptidase I, giving the protein MKQRAAGDNSSKKKKKSGPAHAKDTSGRITVQDVLSVLIYCLIAVIVVSLLRIFVIGLYVVPSGSMETTLNIGDHIVTNRLAKPILKLKRGDVVVFKDPANWLNSENVFASNDLVKRLIGLPGDTVACKGNGAPVTINGVPIDETSYLKAGVQPSSFPFKMKVTPGNVFVLGDNRANSADSRYHTNDGNHGLVPLDRIKGVAMLTYLPVSRFGVVQAHHEVFAKVGGVAHS; this is encoded by the coding sequence TTGAAACAACGTGCTGCCGGCGACAATTCTTCCAAGAAAAAGAAAAAATCCGGTCCTGCCCATGCGAAGGACACTTCCGGCCGCATAACGGTTCAGGACGTCCTGTCCGTCCTCATTTACTGCCTCATCGCGGTCATCGTGGTGAGCCTTCTGCGCATATTCGTCATTGGCCTTTACGTCGTGCCGTCCGGTTCCATGGAAACCACGCTCAATATCGGCGACCACATCGTCACCAACCGGCTTGCCAAGCCCATTCTGAAACTCAAGCGCGGCGATGTCGTCGTGTTCAAAGACCCCGCAAACTGGCTGAATTCCGAGAATGTTTTTGCCTCCAACGATTTAGTCAAACGATTGATTGGCCTGCCCGGAGACACGGTGGCCTGCAAGGGCAACGGCGCGCCGGTGACGATCAACGGGGTGCCAATCGACGAAACCTCGTACCTGAAAGCCGGAGTACAGCCGAGCAGCTTCCCCTTCAAAATGAAGGTGACGCCGGGCAACGTCTTCGTCCTCGGCGACAATCGCGCCAATTCCGCGGATTCCCGCTACCATACCAACGATGGCAACCACGGGCTCGTCCCGCTCGACCGCATCAAGGGCGTCGCCATGCTCACCTACCTGCCCGTCAGCAGGTTCGGGGTGGTTCAAGCGCACCACGAGGTGTTCGCGAAAGTTGGCGGAGTCGCGCATTCGTGA
- a CDS encoding SIR2 family protein: MTSYEENDQKIHDQISELLKDVNRIPYLFVGSGISRRYTGNENWEDLLKWICSSVGEPLGKYRDYVQAANDVDIEGPNFPRIASKIQADFVKALSSPRLKDWSEKHDSLLSKGVPALKLYISEHLHSKPTASLDELEELRKSSREIAGIITTNYDDLLENIFPDYDCYVGQEDLLFSNPTGIGEIYKIHGSVDKPESMVFTEEDYSRYKENQDYLLSKILTIFGEYPVIFLGYSLQDQNVRDVISSLARFAGANKAQELAKRFVFVNYSTSDCQVTEHSFDVGHGHYVTMTAISTANFTPLYQAIGENKQLYAPKVLNQLSREVYNIAMTGKPSSTLVLDNFEHLNKLPADKPIVAAIGVNGYGKPVNPLDLYEDVLFGNKSFKPSLVVGSYLNKALGSNAGGLPMFKILSQYDGPITGERIISEIQKHKTMDSYLSKSDRELRTRIRKQLKDKTLSALKERFQEKAAENILVLTQEELADIDALHELLVSAARKQLDENSDITSPLRKSIKIYDFLRYHPIFVNKNK; this comes from the coding sequence ATGACAAGTTATGAAGAAAACGATCAGAAAATTCATGATCAAATAAGCGAATTATTAAAGGATGTCAATAGAATTCCATATCTTTTCGTAGGGTCTGGAATATCTCGTCGTTATACGGGAAATGAGAATTGGGAAGATTTATTAAAGTGGATTTGTTCTTCGGTAGGTGAGCCACTCGGGAAATATCGTGATTATGTTCAGGCTGCAAATGATGTCGATATAGAAGGACCTAATTTTCCGAGAATTGCCAGTAAAATACAAGCTGATTTTGTCAAAGCACTCTCGTCTCCAAGATTAAAGGATTGGAGTGAAAAACATGATTCATTACTTTCCAAAGGCGTGCCTGCGCTGAAGTTGTATATCTCCGAGCATCTTCATTCGAAACCTACTGCAAGTTTAGACGAATTGGAAGAGCTACGAAAATCCTCTCGCGAGATCGCAGGTATCATCACGACTAACTACGATGATTTGCTTGAGAATATTTTCCCTGATTACGATTGTTATGTGGGACAAGAAGATTTGCTGTTTTCGAACCCGACCGGAATCGGCGAAATCTATAAGATTCATGGTTCAGTGGATAAACCTGAATCCATGGTTTTTACTGAGGAGGATTATTCACGCTATAAAGAAAACCAGGATTACCTGCTTTCGAAGATTCTTACTATTTTCGGCGAGTACCCGGTTATCTTTCTGGGTTATTCATTACAAGATCAGAATGTTCGTGATGTCATCTCAAGTCTTGCGCGATTTGCTGGAGCGAACAAAGCGCAAGAACTTGCGAAGCGTTTCGTCTTTGTCAATTATTCAACATCGGACTGCCAAGTAACAGAGCATAGTTTTGATGTCGGTCATGGTCATTATGTTACGATGACCGCCATTTCTACCGCCAACTTTACGCCGTTGTATCAGGCCATCGGAGAGAACAAGCAATTATATGCTCCAAAAGTATTGAATCAGCTTTCCCGTGAGGTCTATAACATTGCTATGACAGGCAAACCATCATCAACATTGGTGCTTGATAATTTTGAGCATTTGAATAAACTTCCTGCGGATAAACCCATTGTTGCCGCTATTGGTGTTAATGGGTATGGGAAACCGGTCAATCCGCTTGATTTATATGAAGATGTATTGTTCGGTAATAAGTCATTTAAGCCTTCACTAGTTGTGGGCAGCTACCTCAACAAAGCATTGGGATCGAATGCAGGAGGCCTACCCATGTTTAAAATTCTTTCACAATATGACGGACCCATAACTGGGGAACGGATTATTTCGGAAATACAAAAACATAAAACAATGGATTCGTATTTATCAAAAAGCGATCGGGAATTACGCACGCGTATCAGAAAACAATTAAAAGATAAGACTTTATCTGCATTGAAAGAAAGATTTCAGGAAAAAGCTGCAGAAAATATACTTGTACTTACACAAGAAGAACTTGCCGATATTGATGCCCTGCATGAATTATTAGTCTCAGCTGCGCGAAAACAGTTGGATGAGAATTCAGATATCACGAGTCCGCTGAGGAAGTCTATTAAAATTTATGATTTTCTAAGATATCATCCAATATTTGTAAACAAAAACAAATAA
- a CDS encoding DUF3566 domain-containing protein, with amino-acid sequence MDENVDENLLRQAKSASAGAPESERSPRVARSVLGEGTGSKSEAAPWPLNGKSAGKKKSRIPRARRMSLSLTRVDAWSVAKVTLLLSVAFGIIQIVAVALIWALLNVVGVFDQVTQIVSSTGLDTGGFNLASIFSLGTVLSTVTILSIVEVVVATLFAVIIAALYNVISQLVGGVHVTLGDD; translated from the coding sequence ATGGACGAAAACGTTGACGAGAATCTGTTGCGTCAGGCAAAAAGCGCAAGTGCTGGCGCGCCCGAATCCGAACGCTCACCTCGCGTTGCCCGCTCCGTCCTTGGCGAAGGCACCGGTTCCAAGTCGGAAGCCGCGCCGTGGCCGCTGAATGGCAAATCGGCCGGCAAGAAAAAAAGCCGAATCCCGCGCGCACGCCGTATGAGCCTTTCGCTCACCCGCGTCGATGCCTGGTCCGTGGCCAAGGTGACGTTGCTGCTTTCCGTCGCGTTTGGCATCATCCAGATCGTCGCGGTCGCGCTTATCTGGGCACTCTTGAACGTGGTCGGCGTCTTCGACCAGGTCACGCAAATCGTTTCCTCCACCGGCCTCGACACCGGCGGTTTCAACCTTGCGAGCATTTTCTCGCTCGGCACCGTCTTGAGCACTGTCACGATTCTTTCGATTGTCGAAGTTGTGGTCGCGACGTTGTTCGCGGTCATCATCGCGGCTCTTTACAATGTCATCAGCCAGCTCGTGGGAGGTGTGCACGTTACCCTCGGTGATGACTGA
- a CDS encoding VanZ family protein, whose amino-acid sequence MADVIAYIRNFSTSFILAMTIWPFLSALLTLPILAGMYHRYHRLRSSAVLAAYLCVLYALGLVTFTLYPMPDDPATYCLTYAHHPQLHVMQFMSDLATGSKAAALQLLLNIVFFIPLGFALSRWARWKFYAVIPAGFAVSLLIETSQLTGVWGIYPCAYRQFDVDDLLTNTLGAIIGCFIAWIYGALVPVRTVEDRSEVIEKPGLVHRAVALMLDLVFIVVADGSLTLGSIYLFQKSSKYLPDGTYMFLGHAFGTGVSDGLAQFFTLLSFVIFEVLIPVTHRGQTLGGMFTHMSCETKERHGGARVAFYVARLLVLMVGTMLFAAPTRQLGVIVLVILVIFWIFAHQMPYDLIPGRDWNDIYRNGNYEYYDDGRFGR is encoded by the coding sequence GTGGCCGATGTGATCGCCTACATCAGGAATTTCAGCACCTCGTTCATCCTCGCGATGACGATTTGGCCGTTTCTTTCGGCCCTGCTGACCCTGCCGATTCTGGCGGGAATGTACCACCGCTACCATCGCCTGCGTTCCAGCGCGGTGCTCGCGGCGTATCTGTGCGTGCTATACGCGCTCGGGCTGGTCACGTTCACGCTTTACCCGATGCCTGACGATCCGGCCACATACTGCCTGACGTACGCGCATCACCCACAGCTTCATGTGATGCAATTCATGAGCGATCTGGCGACGGGTAGCAAGGCGGCGGCTCTGCAGCTCCTGCTCAACATCGTCTTCTTCATCCCGCTTGGTTTCGCGCTTTCCCGCTGGGCGCGCTGGAAGTTCTACGCCGTGATTCCCGCCGGATTCGCAGTCTCCCTGCTTATCGAGACCTCGCAGCTCACCGGCGTCTGGGGCATCTACCCCTGCGCCTACCGCCAGTTCGACGTCGACGATCTGCTGACCAACACGTTGGGCGCGATCATCGGCTGCTTCATCGCGTGGATTTACGGGGCTTTGGTGCCGGTGCGCACTGTGGAGGACCGTAGCGAAGTCATCGAAAAGCCTGGGCTGGTGCACCGGGCCGTCGCGCTGATGCTCGATCTGGTATTCATCGTCGTCGCGGACGGTTCGCTGACACTGGGCTCGATTTACCTCTTCCAGAAGTCGTCGAAATACCTTCCCGACGGCACGTATATGTTCCTCGGCCACGCGTTCGGCACCGGGGTATCGGACGGCCTGGCCCAGTTCTTCACCCTGCTTTCATTCGTCATTTTCGAAGTGCTCATTCCGGTGACGCACCGCGGTCAGACGCTCGGCGGTATGTTCACGCACATGAGCTGCGAGACCAAGGAGCGGCACGGCGGCGCTCGCGTCGCGTTCTATGTCGCGCGGCTGCTGGTGCTGATGGTTGGCACCATGCTCTTCGCTGCCCCCACCCGCCAACTCGGCGTCATCGTCCTGGTCATTCTCGTGATCTTCTGGATTTTCGCCCACCAGATGCCCTATGACCTCATCCCCGGTCGCGATTGGAATGATATTTATCGTAACGGAAATTATGAGTATTATGATGACGGGCGCTTTGGTCGGTAA